Proteins encoded within one genomic window of Pongo pygmaeus isolate AG05252 chromosome 6, NHGRI_mPonPyg2-v2.0_pri, whole genome shotgun sequence:
- the LOC129041698 gene encoding cytochrome P450 3A8 isoform X2, translating to MDLIPDLAMETWILLAVSLVLLYLYGTHSHGLFKKLGIPGPTPLPLLGNVFSYRKGFWRFDMECHKKYGKVWGFYDGRQPVLAITDPDMIKTVLVKECYSVFTNRRPFGPVGFMKSAISIAEDEEWKRIRSLLSPTFTSGKLKEMVPIIARYGDVLVRNLRREAETGKPVTLKDVFGAYSMDVITSTSFGVNIDSLNNPQDPFVENTKKLLRFDFLDPFFLSIIFPFLTPILEILNISVFPREVTSFLRKSVKRMKESRLKDTQKHRVDFLQLMIDSQNSKETESHKALSDLELVAQSIIFIFAGYETTSSVLSFIMYELATHPDVQRKLQEEIDAVLPNKAPPTYDTVLQMEYLDMVVNETLRLFPIAMRLERVCKKDVEINGMFIPKGVVVMIPSYALHHDPKYWTEPGKFLPERFSKKNKDNIEPYVYTPFGTGPRNCIGMRFALMNMKLAVIRVLQNFSFKPCKETQIPLKLRLGGLLQTEKPIVLKVESRDGTLSGA from the exons ATATGGAACCCATTCACATGGACTTTTTAAGAAGCTTGGAATTCCAGGGCCCACACCTCTGCCTCTTTTGGGAAATGTTTTTTCCTACCGTAAG GGCTTTTGGAGGTTTGACATGGAATGTCATAAAAAGTATGGAAAAGTGTGGGG CTTTTATGATGGTCGACAGCCTGTGCTGGCTATCACAGATCCCGACATGATCAAAACAGTGCTAGTGAAAGAATGTTATTCTGTCTTCACAAACCGGAGG CCTTTTGGTCCAGTGGGATTTATGAAAAGTGCCATCTCTATAGCTGAGGAtgaagaatggaagagaatacgATCATTGCTGTCTCCAACCTTCACCAGTGGAAAACTCAAGGAG ATGGTCCCTATCATTGCCCGGTATGGAGATGTGTTGGTGAGAAATCTGAGGCGGGAAGCAGAGACAGGCAAGCCTGTCACCTTGAAAGA CGTCTTTGGGGCCTACAGCATGGATGTGATCACTAGCACATCATTTGGAGTGAACATCGACTCTCTCAACAATCCACAAGACCCCTTCGTGGAAAACACCAAGAAGCTTTTAAGATTTGATTTCTTGGATCCATTCTTTCTCTCAATAA tctttccattcctcaccccaattcttgaaatattaaatatctctGTATTTCCAAGAGAAGTTACaagttttttaagaaaatctgTAAAAAGGATGAAAGAAAGTCGCCTCAAAGATACACAAAAG CACCGAGTGGATTTCCTTCAGCTGATGATTGACTCTCAGAATTCGAAAGAAACTGAGTCCCACAAAG cTCTGTCTGATCTGGAGCTCGTGGCCCAatcaattatctttatttttgctgGCTATGAAACCACGAGCAGTGTTCTCTCCTTCATTATGTATGAACTGGCCACTCACCCTGATGTCCAGCGGAAACTGCAGGAGGAAATTGATGCAGTTTTACCCAATAAG gcACCACCCACCTATGATACTGTGCTACAGATGGAGTATCTTGACATGGTGGTGAATGAAACGCTCAGATTATTCCCAATTGCTATGAGACTTGAGAGGGTCTGCAAAAAAGATGTTGAAATCAATGGGATGTTCATTCCCAAAGGGGTGGTGGTGATGATTCCAAGCTATGCTCTTCACCATGACCCAAAGTACTGGACAGAGCCTGGGAAGTTCCTCCCTGAAAG ATTCAGCAAGAAGAACAAGGACAACATAGAACCTTACGTATACACACCCTTTGGAACTGGACCCAGAAACTGCATTGGCATGAGGTTTGCTCTCATGAACATGAAACTTGCTGTAATCAGAGTCCTTCAGAACTTCTCCTTCAAACCTTGTAAAGAAACACAG ATCCCCCTGAAATTACGCTTAGGAGGACTTCTTCAAACAGAAAAACCCATTGTTCTAAAGGTTGAGTCAAGGGATGGCACCTTAAGTGGAGCCTGA
- the LOC129041698 gene encoding cytochrome P450 3A8 isoform X1: protein MDLIPDLAMETWILLAVSLVLLYLYGTHSHGLFKKLGIPGPTPLPLLGNVFSYRKGFWRFDMECHKKYGKVWGFYDGRQPVLAITDPDMIKTVLVKECYSVFTNRRPFGPVGFMKSAISIAEDEEWKRIRSLLSPTFTSGKLKEMVPIIARYGDVLVRNLRREAETGKPVTLKDVFGAYSMDVITSTSFGVNIDSLNNPQDPFVENTKKLLRFDFLDPFFLSIIVFPFLTPILEILNISVFPREVTSFLRKSVKRMKESRLKDTQKHRVDFLQLMIDSQNSKETESHKALSDLELVAQSIIFIFAGYETTSSVLSFIMYELATHPDVQRKLQEEIDAVLPNKAPPTYDTVLQMEYLDMVVNETLRLFPIAMRLERVCKKDVEINGMFIPKGVVVMIPSYALHHDPKYWTEPGKFLPERFSKKNKDNIEPYVYTPFGTGPRNCIGMRFALMNMKLAVIRVLQNFSFKPCKETQIPLKLRLGGLLQTEKPIVLKVESRDGTLSGA from the exons ATATGGAACCCATTCACATGGACTTTTTAAGAAGCTTGGAATTCCAGGGCCCACACCTCTGCCTCTTTTGGGAAATGTTTTTTCCTACCGTAAG GGCTTTTGGAGGTTTGACATGGAATGTCATAAAAAGTATGGAAAAGTGTGGGG CTTTTATGATGGTCGACAGCCTGTGCTGGCTATCACAGATCCCGACATGATCAAAACAGTGCTAGTGAAAGAATGTTATTCTGTCTTCACAAACCGGAGG CCTTTTGGTCCAGTGGGATTTATGAAAAGTGCCATCTCTATAGCTGAGGAtgaagaatggaagagaatacgATCATTGCTGTCTCCAACCTTCACCAGTGGAAAACTCAAGGAG ATGGTCCCTATCATTGCCCGGTATGGAGATGTGTTGGTGAGAAATCTGAGGCGGGAAGCAGAGACAGGCAAGCCTGTCACCTTGAAAGA CGTCTTTGGGGCCTACAGCATGGATGTGATCACTAGCACATCATTTGGAGTGAACATCGACTCTCTCAACAATCCACAAGACCCCTTCGTGGAAAACACCAAGAAGCTTTTAAGATTTGATTTCTTGGATCCATTCTTTCTCTCAATAA tagtctttccattcctcaccccaattcttgaaatattaaatatctctGTATTTCCAAGAGAAGTTACaagttttttaagaaaatctgTAAAAAGGATGAAAGAAAGTCGCCTCAAAGATACACAAAAG CACCGAGTGGATTTCCTTCAGCTGATGATTGACTCTCAGAATTCGAAAGAAACTGAGTCCCACAAAG cTCTGTCTGATCTGGAGCTCGTGGCCCAatcaattatctttatttttgctgGCTATGAAACCACGAGCAGTGTTCTCTCCTTCATTATGTATGAACTGGCCACTCACCCTGATGTCCAGCGGAAACTGCAGGAGGAAATTGATGCAGTTTTACCCAATAAG gcACCACCCACCTATGATACTGTGCTACAGATGGAGTATCTTGACATGGTGGTGAATGAAACGCTCAGATTATTCCCAATTGCTATGAGACTTGAGAGGGTCTGCAAAAAAGATGTTGAAATCAATGGGATGTTCATTCCCAAAGGGGTGGTGGTGATGATTCCAAGCTATGCTCTTCACCATGACCCAAAGTACTGGACAGAGCCTGGGAAGTTCCTCCCTGAAAG ATTCAGCAAGAAGAACAAGGACAACATAGAACCTTACGTATACACACCCTTTGGAACTGGACCCAGAAACTGCATTGGCATGAGGTTTGCTCTCATGAACATGAAACTTGCTGTAATCAGAGTCCTTCAGAACTTCTCCTTCAAACCTTGTAAAGAAACACAG ATCCCCCTGAAATTACGCTTAGGAGGACTTCTTCAAACAGAAAAACCCATTGTTCTAAAGGTTGAGTCAAGGGATGGCACCTTAAGTGGAGCCTGA